In the Armatimonas rosea genome, CCTGGCGATGCGATCTCGTGGTTGTAGCCATTGGCGGTGCCGTTCATGCGAAACTTGGCGGTGGGGGAGCCAAAGCGCGTGCTGGCCCAGAAGCCCAGGCCGCCCTCGATCGTCTGAAACACATCGCGGTAGCTGGGGCCGCGCTCGGGCCAGTTGTCCCGCGCGACCGTGCCCGTGGGCAGGAGCGGCTCGTTGATCTTGCGGTTCTCGGGGACGATCCAAATCGACGCCAGCCCGATCTGGAAGTCCCGCAGAGGCCTCTCGACCAGCGGCCAGGCATTGGCGTAGAGGCTGACACCGTAGCCAAACTCCTCGGGCGGCGCGGGGACATCCATGCTGATATAGCCGCCCAGCCCCTCCCATACCCGCTGTAGTTTCTGTTGCATCTTGATCTCTTACTTCTTTCCCTGCGCCAGGAACTCGTCCCGCGTGAGGATACCATCGTGGTTGGTGTCGAGCTTGGCGAAGCGTGCCTTGGCGGCGGCGGGGTCGGTCTTGTTGCTCAAAAACTGCTCCAGAGTGAGCTTGCCCGTCTTCTTAGTATCGAGCTTATCGAAGCGCCCTTCCAGCACCTTGTCGGTGACCGTCGCCACCGCGTCTTCTTTCTTCTTGGCCTTGCTGGCGTGGCGGCCCGTGCCATCGCCTTGGTCGAGGATGCCCCCGGCGGGGTTGAGTTTGTCGAGCGCGGCCAGCAGGCGCTTGCGGGCGGCAAGCGCACTAGGGTCCTTGGTATCGGCGGGGACAAGCGGCTCACTAAACGGGGCACCGCTCATGTCAAAGAGCTCGCCAGCCTGGTTGAGCTTCCATTTCTGCTCACGGACATACCACTGGCGGGCCAGCTCGATAAAGATCCAGTCGCGCGGCGTCCCCGGCTTGCCCAGCACGGAGGCGCTAAAGCTCTGGCCATCAAGCCGGTTTTTCGTGGGGAGCGGCGCGCCTGCCAGCGCGGCAAAGGTCGGGAAAAAATCTGTGGAGTCGATTAGCTGCTCAGAGACGCGGCCTTGGGGGGTGACACTGGGCCAGCTGACGATCAGGGGGACCAGAGCCCCGCCCTCCAGCATCATGCCTTTCTGCCCCGAGAGTGGCTTGCCCCCGATGGTCGAGGTCTTGGCGTAGCCCCCCGCGGTGCCATTATCGCCCACAAAGACAATCAGGGTCTTCTCGCGCAGCTTCAGCCGCTCCAGCTCCGCGACTAGCTTACCCACCAGCTTGTCCATGTAGACCAGGTTGTCGCTGTAAAGGTCCTTGCTCCCCGGCGCGCTGTCGGGCGTGGGCTGAATCTCCCCATGGACATGCGACATCGAGTAGTAGAGATAGAACGGCTTTGCCTGGTTTTTGTTGAGAAAGCTCACAACATGCTGGTGCATCAGGTCGGGCATGTACGCTTTGGGGCCGAGGGTCTTGCCTTGACCGTTCTCGGTATAGGCCTCTTTCTTGCCGCCCTTACTCCAGTAGACCCCGCTCCCATTGAAGCGCAGGTAGTCGTCGAAGCCAAAGTCTGCGGGGCCGAGCGGGAGCTGACCCCACTTGCCGACTGCCGCCGTCACGTAGCCCGCTTGCTTGAGCACCGTGGGCATCATGGTCTCCCCATCCGGCGTCATCTGCCCCGTGGCGTCCTGATTGGTTGCCCCCGTGCGAAAGGCATAACGCCCCGTGAGAATGCACGCCCGCGAGGGTCCACAGAGAGGGGCGGTGTAGGCGCGGGTGTAGCGCGTCCCGTTCTTTGCCAGCGCATCGATATGGGGCGTCTTCACCCCATCGGCACCATAGCACCCCACATTGGCAACCCCAAGGTCATCGGCAAGGATAAAGACGATATTGGGCTTCGCGGGCTGCGCCATGCCAGGAAGCGTGGGCAGAGCCAGCAGGGCAGCGGAGAGAAGAAGTGTGGGTTTCATTGCGAGATTGGACGTGATTTAGGTGTGGTGGTTCAAAGGGCCTAGAAACTACTCTCCCGCGTGGTGAGCGGGCACCAGCGGGTGGTGTGGAAGTGGTGCAGGAGGGTCTTGAGCGCCTCCGGGGACGCCGACCCGAGCTGCTCTAGGGCGATCGTGGCGTGGCCGCGGACGTAGCGGTTCTGGTCGGTGAGGGCGCTGGCCAGCGCGGGGACGGCGGAGACGGCTTTCTCGCGGAACTTTGCCAGACCGTAGGCGGCATTGAAGCGCGTCTGGGCGTCGGGGTCTTCAAGCAGGCGTGTCAGCGCGGGCACGGAGAGCTCGGGCTGGCTCTTGATCTGGCCTAAAGCATCCGCGAGCTGGCGCCTGACAAACGCCGAGGGATCGTCGGTGAGAGGTGTGAGTGCGGGGAGTGCCTCCGCCGCACGTGCTCCCAGATCGCCCAGCGCATAGACCGCATAGCCGCGTGTGCGCTCGCTCTCCGACGCCAGCGCCTCGGTGAGCGTGGGAAGCGCCGCCGCTCCCGCCACACTCAGCCCGTAGCACGCCGCGCGCCGGAGATCGTCGCGCTCGCCGTCGTGCAGGAGACCCTCACGCAACACAGCGACGCCCTCCGCACCGAGGCCCCCGAGCGTATAGGCCGCACTCAGCCGCGTCTCCTCCGCGCTGTCCCAGAGCTCGGTTTTGAGCGCCTCGGGATCGCCCGTGGTCTCCCACGCACTCTCGCCCGCTAGCCAGTGCCACATCTGCCGCCAGAGCGGGCTGCGAGGATTTTTCGCCAGCTCCGCGCTTAGTGGAATCTCTGCCGACTCACGCTTCCAGTGCGCCTCGCCAGGCATCGGCTCATCGAGGCGCGTGAACTGGAACTTGAACATGTAGCGCTCTCTGTCCGTGTGGTTGGGAAACGCCCGGTGCCAGAGGTCGAAGTGGATGAGGATCACGCTCCCCGCCTCGCCCGCCACGGGAAGCCCGATGCCGTCGGGATCGAGCGCCGCGACTTCAGGGCTCAGCGGCAGGGTCGGCACCCGCGACTCGTAGTACTGGCTCCCGGGGATGGCACCGGTCGGCCCGATCTCTGCAGGGGCATCTTGCGGGTAGTACATCGCCATGATCCAGCGGGGATGGTGGTCGCGCACCTTGGAGTAGCCCCAGTAGCTATCTTTATGCCAGCCGCCGCCGTTGCCGCCCGGCCCATTGGGATGCGCAAACCGGTGGACATGCATCACGTACGACGGCCCTAAAAGGCTGGTCAGCGCGCCGCGCACTTGGGGCGCATCGAAGACCTCCTGCACCTCGGGGATGCGGGGGAGGATATTGTTGCCCGGGTTGCCGTCCTCGGCGAGGATCTTCTTGGTCTTCTCAAAAACCTGCTCATGAAACGATGGCGGAAGGTCTACTTTTAACACGCAGTAGCCATTGACAATAAAATCGCGCATCGCTGCATCGTCGAAAAGAAACGCATCCAAACCCATCTGCCCTTGCTCCTTCACGCTTCCCCACCGAAAGCTTGCGGGAATGATAACAGATTCCGCGCTCCGTGTCTGCCTATTTCCCACCTTGAAGGGCGATACGCGCCGCGCCGTAGGCCACGACAAGCTCTCCTGCAGCTACCCGTTTCAGCGTGCAGGCCTCCCAGAGCTCAGGCAGGCTGTAGGCTTGTGCGGCGCTCCGGGCCGCGGCTTCGTAGCCGGGAAGTAGAAATGTCCCGCCACCGACCGCCAAGTGCGCTGGGTTGAGGAGGTTGATCACCGCCGCAAGCCCAAGCCCAAGTGCCCTGCCGCCCTCACAAATCACCGCTTGAAGCTCTGGCTCCTCCGCCCTCGCCGCAAGCTCTGCGGGCGATACGCCACACCGGGCCGCGAGGGCCGCGCCGCCCGCGAGCAGATCGAGGCGCTGGACACTCCCCTCCCCGGTAAGGGGCAGGTACCCCAGCTCCCCGGCCCAGCCCGTGGCACCACGCAAGGGCACTCCCTCCACCAGGAACGCCGCCCCGACCGCGGTGCCTACCAGCACCACCCCCGCCGTCAGCCCCGACTCTGGGTTGGCAAATTCCTCCGCGAGTGCGGCCGTGAGGTCATTGGTGACCGTGACGGGACAGGCAAGGTCACGGAGGGCTTGGGGAGCGCTCCAGCCCACCAGCGCCGGGAGCACATCGCAGGCCACCACGCAGCCGCTTGCATCGACCAGACCCGGTACTGCAATTCCAAGCGCCTCGGGCCGCTCGGGCTGGTCCCGCACAAAGGCACGTAGCGCGGCCTCCAGCGCCGCCGGGGTAAACGCTGGCCCGGTCGCGAGACGCTCCACCCGTGCGCCACAGGCCAAGAGTAGCTTTGTTCCCCCGAGATCAACCCCGACGGATTCTCTGGCCGTCATTCTGCGGGGTGTCCCCAGTGTTTGTAGGGCACGGCTGCAAGGTTGGAGTTGTAGTACCGCGCCTCGCCGGTAATCTCCGCGCCGACCCAGTCAGGGAGGGCGAGCTCTTGCGCCTCGGACTCCAGCTCGATCTCCGCGACGATGAGCCCCTCGTTGTCCCCGAGAAAGGCGTCGATCTCCCAGCACATGCCCTTGTGCTCGACCACGTGACGCAGCTTCTCCACCAGCGGGCCGTCGCAGAGTGTGAGAAGCGCCTTGGCATCGTCCAAAGGAATCCCGTACTCAAACTCCGCCCGGCTCGCTCCCGTGGTGATTCCCTTGACCGTCAGAAAGCCGTGCTCCCCCGCCACGCGGACCCGCACGGTGCGGTGCTTGTCGCGGTTGAGGTAGCCCTGGCAGTAGTAGGTGGGCGTGGTGCTCTGCCAGCCGTCGCCCGTCACCAGAAACTTACGCTCTATCTCCGTTGCCATTCTTGAACCGTTTCCTTGCTCGGGGCCTGAAAGGCCCACCACCCAGAGGGTACCCGGGCCGCGCAAGCGCGAAGCGGCCCAGGGCCGCACCCCATCTTTCTGCACGGCCCCGTCAAATGTGGGGCTTACTGCGGCGTTGCGTTCCTTCGTCGGAAGCGCTTGCCTTGTCCCGCGAGGCTCTGGTAGCCCAGTGTGACGTAGTAGGGAACAAGCTCCGGGTCGCAGACAAGGTCGATGGAGTAGACCCCGGCCAGCCGCTGCTCTATCTGCTGCACCAGGGCTTTCCCTATCCCGCACTTTTGGTGGCCGGGGCGTACCTCCAGGAGCGGGATAAAGGCGGCAAAGACTCCGTCGGAGAGGGCGGTGACAAAGCCGACAACTTCCTGTGTGTCGGTGTCGTAGGCCAGTACAAAGGCAAAGCTTCGCTCTAGAATCTCCCAGTGCTGCTCGGGGGTAGGGGGCGTCGGCCAGCCCACAAAAAAGCCGCGTAGCGCCTCGGGAGTGAGTCCCTCTAAGTGGTCTCGGTAGACAATCATCGGCTACTTGGGGGCGAGGGGGGGCGGCATGGCGTCCCAGGCGAGGAGTGCTTTCTCCGTCGCGGGACCGTTCTTCTTCAGCCATGCTGTCGCTGCCTCGCTCACATCGGTGCCATAGAAGCGGCGGGAGTACACCACCGATCCCCCGACTCTTTTTCGTAGCCGGAACCGCGTGAAGGCGAGCTCTAGGAACGCATCGGTGGCGAGCAGGGCGACAACCAGGTGTTCCGCGGGCTTGGCCTTGGTCGCAGGCACGGAGCTGGTCTTGAGGACGACGACCTTCGCGGACTTGGTTGCTTGGTAGTTGTCCAGGAGCGTGTTTGCTCTCATGGCAAGCCCCTGCGGGTCGGTGACCTTGGGATAGACCACCAGGGTGACCATGTCGATCCACTTCTCCAGATCCTCTTGGTCTTTGGGCGTGTACTCGTGCTGGTCCCCTTGGCTCCAGCGGTGGAAGTAGGGAACTCCTGCGAGGGAGAAGGAGGGGGGCTTCATGAGGCCATTATAGCATAATCATAATTCGTAGAGCTCCAGCGGGAGGCCGTCGGGGTCGGCGAAGAAGACAAAGCGCTTGCTCGTGAGCGCATCGGTGCGGACTTCCTCGACCGTGATGCCTTGAGACTCCAGAGCGCCCTTACACGCCGCGACATCGTCCACAGCAAACGCCAGGTGCCGCAAGCCCTGTGCCTCAGGGTACGACGGCCTAGGCGGGGCGCCGGGAAACGAGAACAGCTCGAGCTGTGCGCCATCGGGGAGCGCCAGATCGAGCTTGTAGGAGTTTCGGGCCGCCCGGAAGTGCTCGCTGACGATCCGCAGGCCCAGGACCTCGGTGTAGAAGCGCTTCGAGACCGCGTAGTCCGAGCAGATGATCGCCGCGTGGTGGATTCCCTTGAGCATGGGGGATTGTAGCACAGGGCTAGTGCCTAGTTGTCGCCGCCGCTGTGCGTGGGCTCCAGCAAGTCCCAGAGGTTCCCGTAGAGGTCCTGGAACACCGCGACCGTCCCGTAGCTCTCTTGTGTCGGCTCTCGGACAAAGACCACGCCCTTGGCTTTGTAGGCCGCAAAGTCGCGCCAGAAATCGTCGGTGTAGAGAAAGAGAAAGACCCGGCCACCGGTCTGGTCGCCCACCCGCGCGCGCTGCTGCTCGCTCGTCGCCCGCGCCAGCAAGAGCCCCGATTCCTTGGCTCCGGGCGGCGCGACCACCACCCAGCGCTTGTCCTGGGCAGGCTGGTAGGTGTCTTCCCGAAGCGTGAAGCCCAGCGTGTCCACATAGAAAGCAAGCGCTTCGTCGTAGTCACGGACAACCACGGAGACAAGGCCAAGAGACTGTGGCATTTAAGATGCCTCTTCCCGATCGTCTGTCGTCGCAAGGACGATCTCCGAAGACTTAATATCAAAAATAAGTGCTGCGTTTGCAGGGACGCTCCCTAGCGCCATGTCACCATAGCACAAATGGGGGCTTGCGCGAAACCGGCGTACTCCGCCCGAACGGAGCCCCTCCAATCCGTACCGAAATCCCGCGACAAAGTCCCGGTCGCCCACGGTATACATGGCCTCCTGGTCTTGGACGAGAAAATCCCCGCGACAGAGCTGAATGTCGTACCGCAGGCGCACACAGTCGCCCCTTTTTAGCTCAGGGCCACTCCCGATGGTCTCTGAGAGGATTTTGATTCCTGACTTTGGCGAGGTCATGTTTGTTCGCTTTTGTTCAAACCGCTGCAATCGACCGCTCCATGGCTCATAAAGTCCTCCCGTTTGTGCTTCCAGATACTCGCCAGACGATAAAACGGCTTGCTCGGGTCGAGATGGTGCACGAGATGGAAATTTTGCCCCAGTAGCAGCCAGGTCAGCCAAGGGGAGCTGCGCACCGAGGTCGCCTGGTAGGGTGTTGTTGCTTGGTGCGGCGCATGAGGAAGCCAGGAGAAGGTCGCCGCTAGCGTAAACAGCGCCAGGCGCGCGGGAAGAATCCAGCCCAGCAACAAGGCACGAAAGAGAGAGGGGTGGAGCAACCCTGCGCCAACGGCGAGCGCAACATAGACACTTCCGCAAAGCACAAGGTCCGCCCGTTCAAGCCAGGGCCTGGTTGTCCATCGTGAAAGGTAGAACCGCAGGTAGCCGATGTCTTGGGTCAGCCAGCGCAGAGGGACGGCCCAGCTTGGTCCCGCTCCGCACCAAAAATCGGGGTCGTCGGTGGGGACATTGGTGTGCAGGTGGTGCTCGCGGTGGAGGAAGCAATACGGGCGAAACGCTCCTGTCAAGAGTACCGAGCAGAGATGTCCCACGGCTGCATTCAGGACTTTCCCCCGAGAGACATTGCCATGCACGGCTTCGTGGATGGGGGTAAACCCGGCGAAGGCGGCCACGAATCCGATTCCCACCGATAGCCATGCGGGGAGCCAGCCTTGGAAAGCACCGACCACGGCCAGCGCCATCGCGGTGCAGCAAGCGACCGCCAGCAGCGAGATAGGGAGATCGAGAGCGGGCTTTGGGGACGGTGTTTCGGAAGGCGGGGCCGCTTGTCGCTGTAGCCACTGACGGGCCCAGCGGCCGAGCGCGCGGGCGGCAAACCGCGGAACCCAGCCGTTGGCGAACGCCATCAAGATGGCACGGATGGTTAAAAAACTGACTTTTCCGCTGGAGACGATGTACACGGGCTCCCACGCGGAAGGCTTCATCTTGTCACGAAAGCGGTACAGGCCTTCTAGGTTATAGAGCCAGCCCATCGAGCGTGCGCAGACACGCAGCAGCCTTGTGAGCCACACATGATTTTGGGAGTTTTG is a window encoding:
- a CDS encoding sulfatase-like hydrolase/transferase, yielding MKPTLLLSAALLALPTLPGMAQPAKPNIVFILADDLGVANVGCYGADGVKTPHIDALAKNGTRYTRAYTAPLCGPSRACILTGRYAFRTGATNQDATGQMTPDGETMMPTVLKQAGYVTAAVGKWGQLPLGPADFGFDDYLRFNGSGVYWSKGGKKEAYTENGQGKTLGPKAYMPDLMHQHVVSFLNKNQAKPFYLYYSMSHVHGEIQPTPDSAPGSKDLYSDNLVYMDKLVGKLVAELERLKLREKTLIVFVGDNGTAGGYAKTSTIGGKPLSGQKGMMLEGGALVPLIVSWPSVTPQGRVSEQLIDSTDFFPTFAALAGAPLPTKNRLDGQSFSASVLGKPGTPRDWIFIELARQWYVREQKWKLNQAGELFDMSGAPFSEPLVPADTKDPSALAARKRLLAALDKLNPAGGILDQGDGTGRHASKAKKKEDAVATVTDKVLEGRFDKLDTKKTGKLTLEQFLSNKTDPAAAKARFAKLDTNHDGILTRDEFLAQGKK
- a CDS encoding HEAT repeat domain-containing protein, with product MDAFLFDDAAMRDFIVNGYCVLKVDLPPSFHEQVFEKTKKILAEDGNPGNNILPRIPEVQEVFDAPQVRGALTSLLGPSYVMHVHRFAHPNGPGGNGGGWHKDSYWGYSKVRDHHPRWIMAMYYPQDAPAEIGPTGAIPGSQYYESRVPTLPLSPEVAALDPDGIGLPVAGEAGSVILIHFDLWHRAFPNHTDRERYMFKFQFTRLDEPMPGEAHWKRESAEIPLSAELAKNPRSPLWRQMWHWLAGESAWETTGDPEALKTELWDSAEETRLSAAYTLGGLGAEGVAVLREGLLHDGERDDLRRAACYGLSVAGAAALPTLTEALASESERTRGYAVYALGDLGARAAEALPALTPLTDDPSAFVRRQLADALGQIKSQPELSVPALTRLLEDPDAQTRFNAAYGLAKFREKAVSAVPALASALTDQNRYVRGHATIALEQLGSASPEALKTLLHHFHTTRWCPLTTRESSF
- a CDS encoding ROK family protein encodes the protein MTARESVGVDLGGTKLLLACGARVERLATGPAFTPAALEAALRAFVRDQPERPEALGIAVPGLVDASGCVVACDVLPALVGWSAPQALRDLACPVTVTNDLTAALAEEFANPESGLTAGVVLVGTAVGAAFLVEGVPLRGATGWAGELGYLPLTGEGSVQRLDLLAGGAALAARCGVSPAELAARAEEPELQAVICEGGRALGLGLAAVINLLNPAHLAVGGGTFLLPGYEAAARSAAQAYSLPELWEACTLKRVAAGELVVAYGAARIALQGGK
- a CDS encoding CYTH domain-containing protein — translated: MATEIERKFLVTGDGWQSTTPTYYCQGYLNRDKHRTVRVRVAGEHGFLTVKGITTGASRAEFEYGIPLDDAKALLTLCDGPLVEKLRHVVEHKGMCWEIDAFLGDNEGLIVAEIELESEAQELALPDWVGAEITGEARYYNSNLAAVPYKHWGHPAE
- a CDS encoding GNAT family N-acetyltransferase, whose translation is MIVYRDHLEGLTPEALRGFFVGWPTPPTPEQHWEILERSFAFVLAYDTDTQEVVGFVTALSDGVFAAFIPLLEVRPGHQKCGIGKALVQQIEQRLAGVYSIDLVCDPELVPYYVTLGYQSLAGQGKRFRRRNATPQ
- the gloA2 gene encoding SMU1112c/YaeR family gloxylase I-like metalloprotein encodes the protein MLKGIHHAAIICSDYAVSKRFYTEVLGLRIVSEHFRAARNSYKLDLALPDGAQLELFSFPGAPPRPSYPEAQGLRHLAFAVDDVAACKGALESQGITVEEVRTDALTSKRFVFFADPDGLPLELYEL
- a CDS encoding VOC family protein is translated as MPQSLGLVSVVVRDYDEALAFYVDTLGFTLREDTYQPAQDKRWVVVAPPGAKESGLLLARATSEQQRARVGDQTGGRVFLFLYTDDFWRDFAAYKAKGVVFVREPTQESYGTVAVFQDLYGNLWDLLEPTHSGGDN
- a CDS encoding FKBP-type peptidyl-prolyl cis-trans isomerase — encoded protein: MTSPKSGIKILSETIGSGPELKRGDCVRLRYDIQLCRGDFLVQDQEAMYTVGDRDFVAGFRYGLEGLRSGGVRRFRASPHLCYGDMALGSVPANAALIFDIKSSEIVLATTDDREEAS
- a CDS encoding phosphatidylglycerol lysyltransferase domain-containing protein codes for the protein MRESEPQQARLLEALAKYGRNLHSFMVLEPGLSVWSKGDAMVAYADRGGYWVAVGGPLCASEETLAVASAFREAARKKGRKVVFFGVTRPLVERLGGSFDALLVGLAAVWNPAQWQEVLGSSGKLRNRLSKARRAGVTVRLIDCGEVAPGTPLRKRFVEIVDSWAEQKALPPMGFMVTLELFQHAERRRYFVVESDGVVHGFAVCVPIYGRNGWLLEDMMIPPEAPAGCGESLVDAVMCQLRDEGAEVVSLGMVALAGLDAEQNSQNHVWLTRLLRVCARSMGWLYNLEGLYRFRDKMKPSAWEPVYIVSSGKVSFLTIRAILMAFANGWVPRFAARALGRWARQWLQRQAAPPSETPSPKPALDLPISLLAVACCTAMALAVVGAFQGWLPAWLSVGIGFVAAFAGFTPIHEAVHGNVSRGKVLNAAVGHLCSVLLTGAFRPYCFLHREHHLHTNVPTDDPDFWCGAGPSWAVPLRWLTQDIGYLRFYLSRWTTRPWLERADLVLCGSVYVALAVGAGLLHPSLFRALLLGWILPARLALFTLAATFSWLPHAPHQATTPYQATSVRSSPWLTWLLLGQNFHLVHHLDPSKPFYRLASIWKHKREDFMSHGAVDCSGLNKSEQT